The Drosophila nasuta strain 15112-1781.00 chromosome 2R, ASM2355853v1, whole genome shotgun sequence genome segment agaATCTCGCAGGTGAACAATTTTCGTCAGTTCAACTTACGTTCATTTTGTTAGACCGGATTAGATTTCGTATGGTTCGCAGTATCTTGAACATGTTTCGTCGTGTCTGATATTGAATGCGAAAAAGATTCTCTTGCTGATACAGTTCGTTTTTACCAGCATTGCGACAATACATTGGACAACGCGTGTGTAACATTTTCTAGTCGAAATGTATCTTagaaattatatacatacgtacgtATGACGATGGAATGCTTACGGTAAATGTTCGCGCTATTTTGTAACTATCCTCCGCCATAGACTTTAAGTTTGCTGACGACTCGGAAAACTGATCTATCAAGAGATTCGGATTTTCGCGCAATTCTTTAAGGAAGCCAACATCTTGCCAGAACTTGTCCAAATATCTTTCATTATAGATCTTAAACTGACGTTTGCGTCTGCTCTTCTCCAGAGGAACAAGAAACTCTTGCTGTGTAACAGATGTAATAATTTTGGGAAACTCCTTTTAATGTTGAGCCAGTTTCTACCTCAGTTTCCAAAATGCTAAGCACGTCGCATGCAGGCTTCGAGGATTTTGTTATTCTGTTACCTTCTTTTATATGCATCATCTTGTTAATAAGACGATGAGCAGCTGGCGATGTGGCATCTGAAAGCGCATCATTGATGTTTTCTGTGATCTGCAAAGTGATAAGCCCTCAATTGgacaattattattaacaattacGCTTGCACTTACGACAGTCAAGCGGTTTTGCACTGGTTGTACTTTGGAATAACTAAATAGTCTCATATTATGGTGAAGACTACGCAAAGCATTCTCAAGTTTGTTCGACTCATATAATGAATCGGAAACCTCCAAGTTAACTTTATGGTCAAACCCATCTGGATTGTTATTCCTTAAGATTGCTGTAAAATATAGCAAAGATAATCAAATGCTATAGATAGGTGCCATATATAAGTTATCTGCCACCTTTGGCATAGCTACAGTCAAGAAGAGCAGCTGGTGCTCGTCCCTGCATCCTTTTCACGTGTGCTCGTCTCCTCAAAGCGCTAGTATCATTGGGGTCTAAGTCCAGAGCCTTATTCAAATATCGCATGCTTGCTGGAAGATTGCCCGTGCGCTCGTAATAGATGCCCCAATCTGTATACATACTGCACAACTGACTATTGGACCATTTAAGCATTTCCCATGGCTGAACATGAGGCTTTAATCCGGCTGAAGGTACGATTGCCTCGTTACTTCCagacattttaaaattaataaaaatgttttaaaataaaatataaaatctacaaaaaaaaaaataaaatatcatgTAATAAAATGTGTGTCGGCAAAACAGTAACTGATTTAAGCATATTTCTACAGATGTTTCTATCAATTTCAGACAGTTGCTCAAATGCTTACTATAAACTTATTAAGTTTAACTAGAAAGCAGAAATAAAtggtacatacatatatatgtatttattaaactcaatacatttgttgttaatttaaggccctattttttatttcataccGCTTTATAGCTTGTTTTAAGTTATCATTGATGTCTCTGAgatcaataaaatttgttttgttattagCAATATGCGTCAGCGTGTAAGTTTGTGAAGTTGAATTATAATATTCCAACGGCGTTCCAGGCAACACTTTATccttagttttattatttatgagaTTTTGAGTAATATTGTCCAAGCAAATGGGACGAATATTGGCAGAGAGTTTGAAAGGATTTATCATTTTGAGTATCACCGTACGATTTCTGGAAACATACAATTAATCAAATGTTATACGGTATAGTTATATTTACGACACACCTGCCAGTATAAATATGAGAAATCGTCTTTGTGTCGAAACCGTTCTCATCAGCCTTGTTAAAGCCAATTGTATGATTGCCCAGCACAATCAGTATTGCGTGAGCGGGGGGTCTTGACGCGAAGCAACTGGCAGCAGTAATCACATATCTCGGATCTATTATTGTGCCTAGGCACATAAATTCGTAAACCTCATTGTGGGTATTTTTGTAAATGCTGACAATCCACGGATGACCTTGGACTGTGCTAAAAGTCTTGCCGCAATCAGGTTTACATTTGAAGGTAGGAGAACTGAGAGGTTTACGTTGCCACGCGCCAGTAATGTCACAAATTTGATTTCCGCTCGAACGATCATCATTCTTATATCCAGTAGCACAATTAGATTCTACTTCTGTGTTAACATAAAGTGGATCTTTTGCACAATCTTTGACCTGTCCATCGAAGCTGCAAGTCGCTTCAATGCTGGGATCGTTAATGATTATGTGACGTTCGCAGGTCTTAATACATTCAGCCCAGGATGCCCTCCATTTGCCCTTATCACATGTATTTACATCGTCACCTATTAGGCCATATCCCTTGTCGCATGAGAGACGAACCGACATCCCATGGGGCACTGGATTACCATTGATATAAGGCATTGCATTGTACATGCTTGTCAAATATATGACATTGTTACTAGATGGCACACTGCAGCTTTCTTCATTGCCTAATAGATCTGGAGTCTTAGTTGTAAGTATTTCAATTTCGGGTCTATTAGGAACGGAAGCATTTGTAATCTGCCATCGGATTATAGACCATTCAATTTCCAACGGTTTTTTATTCCATTTATTGCAAATAGGGGCCAACTCATCCGAACTATCGCGACAATCAATGTTATGATCACAAGCAGCTGTTCTTGCAATGCAGGCTCCGTAGGAACAGCGAAAGGATTCTTTCCCACATTGCTTTCCAACGCATAATTCATTAGACTCATCTGACCCATCCCTACAGTTCTCAGTTCCATCGCATAATTGAGTATAACGTATACATTCCTTGGATCTCTGGCATTGAAACTCCGCATAAACCTCTTTACTGAAAGTTATTcgcaatgcaataaaattgtagaaacaTATCATAGGTATGCTTACTTACTTACAATCGCCCATCAATTGATTATGAACTTTTTCACAATTGAACTTAAATTCATCTGTACCGTCCCAACAATCGCGATGACCATTACAATATTGCTCATCGCTGTAGCAGCCACCATATGAGCATTTATTTGCAGTGCAATTCATGTCATGACACGCCGCAAATGATTCATCACTACCATCCATACAATCGTTTTTAAGATCGCACATCAAAGTAGCAGGTATACAATCGCCATTTCTGCATTTGAATTGATCTTCAGAGCAGCCATTTTGAATTTGTGAAGCCACTGAAAATATGATCATTTCTTTAAAGAGCAAAACTcagaaaaactaaataattgcTAACTAATTTTAccaatttgtaataaaagaATGCTAATAGCAAGTAGTTCACAAAAGCGACAtttgtgcattttaaatgcgTATTAAATAACTATTCCGCTTTATGCTGAGTCAACTGTTCTCGTGTAAGAAACTTTTTATACTGAATGtcgaaataatttaatacattGGCTATCAGCTTATTCAAAAGAGGGGCGACAATTTCTATTGACGTCAGTGGGAAAAAAAGCgataataaaattatgcaCATGTTTATTTCGAATATAGTATAAGAATTGAAAAATAGTTCATTTGTTATTGAATTGGTACACAAAGCAATAATGTGATGaaatatacaacatttttgtatattattaaaaccTGGTAAGATAAAGAACGTAATTTGCATAGAAGTTAATGAAGCTTAGTGGTAGTAGACTAAAATTTGTTAAGAATTGCTTCTGCCTTTTGGTATTCAATTGTAACCCATTTTTATGCCATGCACCCAATTGTAAGGGCCGCCtttaatttgcattcaaaTGTTGAAACTAGTTTTTAATCAATGGGCATGCAACGAGTGcatattgaaaaattgaagTGCGAAAAAAGCTCTTTGATCAATTCACTAACAAAGCCGGCAAATgtacaaaagtaaaaaaagtattcacgaacaaattgaaaaactatgaatttgaaatgaaagtgTGTGCACTtgagtgtgtgaatgtttTGATCGACAAGCCATTCAATCGGCTCACACAAATAGTGGTGATTTAAAGACTGACTAGAAAATGCTCTACGTaaatggaataaataattataacaaacaCAGAACTTATACtgtacaataaataataaaaaaaataggaaTATTTTTcccatttaaattttgaatttgtttttagtattttgtattatttttaaatgaaattgttaagTTTGAGAAtgattgttgaatattattaagcCTTAAActtctaaaatattatttttaattggaattattgttaaatgaatttatatcaaataatttcaGTTCTTTCAATTGTGTTTCAAAAATGCTGTGGACGACTAGCAGAAAGTattgaattatatattaaaataactgTGGATCAGCTATGGCAGCATTTGATGTTGCATCGGGTAATGTACTGTGGAACAGTGGGAGAGATTTTGAATCATTTGCAGAAGTGCACTAGTGAGAATGGaattgtttacaaattgaCAACAAAATGCGCTTTTGTCATTCAGCAAACAGCAAGCGGCAGCGTCAAGCGGCATTTTACATGGCCAAAGGGGCGTATACTTTATCTGGATTGACATGAGctgacgcacacacacacgctgacaTACAGACTTTCAGTTTGTCGTTgtaaaattttctttatttgtgatgttgtttagtttttatacccgacacccatagggtagaagggtattataactttgagccggcaggaaatgtatgtaacagatagaaggaggcatctccgaccctataaagtatatattttcttgatcagcgcCAACAGCCGAAATGATAtagccatatccgtctgtccgttcaTCTGTATAAACAGCTATGtatatctcagagactacaatatatagagatatcattttatttaacagCCATTAATTTCGGCAGCACTTAAGTATGTctcacgcccacttccgaatataacattttaataaaaaacataatttttaagctagagtaatttttgcacaaatttttggtaataactttattatttatgattcctaaaaactgggttgcgatcagataaaaaatgtaaaagttattcaagaaatacttttgtatgggaaaaagtAAGATAGATACAGTCGATCATGCAtctttttcaatataaaatatttactatcaAGTAGTCTAATGTGTATTGGCAGAACAGTAAATGCTTAAAACATATTTCTGTTTTCATTACATTCAGACAGTTGCTCAAATGCTtactataaaattattaagaatATCTAGAAAGCAGAAATGAATGGTACATAcatatcatatatatttattaaactcAATATATTGGTTGTTAATTCACTTTACAAAAGcctattttttaattcataccgccttaaatttgtttttatcttATTACTGATGCCTCTGAgatcaataaaatttgttttgttattagCAATATGCGTCAGCGTGTAAGTTTGTGAAGTTGAATTATAATATTCCAACGGCGTTCCAGGCAACACGTTATCctcagtattattatttatgagaTTTTGAGCAATATTACCCAAGCAAATGGGACGAATATTGACAGAGAGTTTGAAAGGATTTATCATTTCGAGTATCACCGTAGGATTTctgcaaatataaaattaatcgAATGTAATGCGGTTTAGTTATATTTACGACTCACCTGCCAGTATAAATATGAGAAACCGTCATTGTATCGAAACCGTTCTCCTCAGCCTGGTTAAAGTCAATTGTATGACTGCCCAGCACAATCAGTATTGCGTGAGCGGGGGGTCTTGACGCGAAGCAACTGGCAGCAGTAATCACATATCTCGGATCTATTATTGTGCCTAGGCACATAAATTCGTAAACCTCATTGTGGGTATGTTTATAAATGCTGACAATCCACGGATGACCTTGCACTGTGCTAAAAGTCTTGCCGCAATCAGGTTTATATTTGAAGGTAGGAGAACTGAGAGGTTTACGTTGCCACGCGCCAGTAATGTCACAAATTTGATTTCCGCTCGAACGATTTCCGTTCCAACGATCAGGCTTATATCCAGTAGCACAATGAGATTCTACTTCTGTGTTAACATAAAGTGGATCTTTTGCACAATCTTTGACCTGTCCATCGAAGATGCAAGTCGCTTCAATGCTGGGATCGTTAGTGATCTTGTGACGTTGGCAGGTCTTAATACATACAGACCGGGATGGCCTCCATTTGCCTTTATCTCATGTATTTACATCGGAATCTATTAGCCCATATCCCTCGCTGCAAGAGAGACGAACCGACATCCCAAGGGGCACTGGATTACCTGTGATGTAAGGCATTGCTGCGGACATGCTTTTCAAATGGATGACATTGTTATTAGATGGCACACTGCAGTTTTTTTCATTGCCTAATAGATCTGGAGTCTTAGTTGTAAGTATTTCAATTTCGGGTCTATTAGGAACGGAAGCATTTGTAAACTGCCATCGGATTATAGACCATTCAATTTCCAACGGTTTTTTATTCCATTTATTGCAAATAGGGGCCAACTCATCCGAACTATCGCGACAATCAATGTTATGATCACAAGCAGCTGTTCTTGCAATGCAGGCTCCGTAGAAACAGCGAAAGGATTCTTTCCCACATTGCTTTCCAACGCATAATTCATTAGACTCATCTGACCCATCCCTACAGTTCTCAGTTCCATCGCATAATTGAGTATAACGTATACATTCCTTGGATCTCTGGCGTTGAAACTCCGCATAAACCTCTTTACTGAAAGTTTTTcgcaatgcaataaaattgtagaaacaTATCATAGGTATGCTTACTTACTTACAATCGCCCATCAATTGATTATGAACTTTTTCACAATTGAACTTAAATTCATCTGTACCGTCCCAACAATCGCGATGACCATTACAATATTGCTCATCGCTGAAGCAGCCACCATATGAGCATTTATGTGTAGTGCAAATCATGTCATGACACGCCTCAAATGATTCATCACTTTCATCCTGACAATCCTTTTTTAAGAACGCACATCAAAGTAGCAGCTATACAATCGCCATTTCTGCATTTGAATTGATCTTTAAAGCAGCCATTTTGAATTTGCGAAGCCACTGAAAATATGatcatttttttaaagtgcaaaactcataaaaaataaataagtgcTTACTAATTTTACCATTTTGTAATAAAAGAATGCTGGCAAGTAGTTCACAAAAGCGATACttgtgcatttttattgtgtgttttatgttgaGTCAACTGTTCTCGTTCAACAAACTTTTCATACTGAATGTCGAAATAATTTCATACATTGAGAGGCGACAATTCCTATTGCCATCTGTAAGTAAAGAGAGCGataagaaataagaaattaataagGTTTAGTGGTTGTCCATtaaaagttgttgttatttaaatttctgaCAAAGCCTGCAAATGCACAGAAATGCCTTGATCGACAAATCATTTATTTCCACAAATTTCGTAGTCTTGTATTTATATCATAcgtaaatgaaataaataaatatcacgaacacttaattaattattaattatataaggctacttttaatatttatacgaGCTAGCTATAGGGTAAAAAAGGAATTATGACTTTGTGCCTCCATTGAAATGTAGTTATCATGCAGAGGGTCTGATCAGAATCAACATTCGAGACGATGCAGCCATGTCCATTTAATTATATGTCCGAACGCTTGAATGAATAatcctagatctcagagactataaaaggcagaattgtaattttttcgacagcactttttatgtttttgcacAAAGATCAAGTTTGTGTCAACATTTTTCTACGCCCATGTCCGCCCCTCAAATCGATCAAAACCAAATAGCAATGCTAATTTAGAAGTTATTGTTGAGATTCTTGGTACTTAACCatagtctttatgattcctgaaaatttcttattaaagaaatacttttgtatgggcaaaacgctTTCTTACTaggagtcttagttgctttagctgaTAATCTcgaatattttgcactctatggtatattttgaatgtagtactatataaagcTACATAAAGTAGGTtatgtgtatttttagtattttatggaatagtcacagtcgagcacactagACTGTAGCGTTCTtactttatttgtatttgtgtgcataatttttaacttttaaactTCACTATAAATTATGttcttttgatttaatataaatttatacgAAATAGTTTGAATAATTTCTTTTGTGAATCGAAAATGCTATAGACGACTAGCCGAGAGTGttgtattgtaaaataaaatattggtGGAACAGCAATGGCAGCGTTTGATGTTGCATCGGGAAATGTACTGTGGAACAGTGGGAGAGAGTTTGAATCGTGTGCAGACGTGCACTAGTGcaaattggcaaacaaaatgcgCTTATGTGATTCACCATACTACAAGCGGCATTTTGCATGGCCAAAGGGGCGTATACTTTATCTGGATTGACATGAGCTGAtgcagacacatacacacacacacgttgaCATACAGACAAATGAGCGCAAATTGCACTGTCAGTTTGTCGTTGTAAAATTTCCTTCATTTGTGATgttgtttagtttttctttttttgctgctgcacagTCACAACTGTGTCAGCAACAAGAACGAACACagataaaaaaacatttacattAGGAATGTTCAACTATTTGTGCATAAACTTCTAAAACTGTATCTAAAATCGTAAACTATTATTATGCATGTTAAGTTATACTTTCACAAGAAAGACCGAATTCttattatcaaattttttgcGATCATATTAAATTCAAGAATGAAGAAAGACTGTACTTCGTACCCACAAAGCATTTCTCTAGAgaataattataataccctcAGCAAgcgtataaaaaataaaaattttaacaCGCAAATTTTTGCATCCCCATGGGAGTAGATATCGccaactaaatacaaattccCATAGGAGCATTTACTTCAATCAAGCGcacattattataatttaatactattattttattttgaatatcaattgtaatttgaaaattactaTAATAATTTTAGGATCGAAGTCAAGTTTTGCTTTGTAACGTTGCGTGTAAGCATTTCTCTAGATAAAAATTAGAATACAGCTATATattctaataaatatatttgtaaaatgaTAAACTTGgcaattttgatatataatgATTTGCGTCAAACTAATTCCCACAGgccatttatataaatattttaattttttatcaaTACAATAGCATTgtacataattatttattattatgtccGCCAATGCTACGAAGTGCACGATACTGGAAACAAAAGTCTTGAGTAGGTCTTACTTATggcataaaatcaatttataaacCTAC includes the following:
- the LOC132785781 gene encoding uncharacterized protein LOC132785781 isoform X2; the protein is MSGSNEAIVPSAGLKPHVQPWEMLKWSNSQLCSMYTDWGIYYERTGNLPASMRYLNKALDLDPNDTSALRRRAHVKRMQGRAPAALLDCSYAKAILRNNNPDGFDHKVNLEVSDSLYESNKLENALRSLHHNMRLFSYSKVQPVQNRLTVITENINDALSDATSPAAHRLINKMMHIKEGNRITKSSKPACDVLSILETEQEFLVPLEKSRRKRQFKIYNERYLDKFWQDVGFLKELRENPNLLIDQFSESSANLKSMAEDSYKIARTFTKMLHTRCPMYCRNAGKNELYQQENLFRIQYQTRRNMFKILRTIRNLIRSNKMNKLTKFVDEVMGNYVTVKTNRIMPWKFEFVNEVYNYLGLARINEYKIPTDMKILGGRQRLMKLFKIPTELDLGRQNKFENIFLRRQFVVDPKTEKFKKLSARYEYRMRFAKYPIERSYLYHEYAQAHLNINSFDACCLLARKSIDEGERTHVNIHFTGPLRKVL
- the LOC132785781 gene encoding uncharacterized protein LOC132785781 isoform X1, which gives rise to MSGSNEAIVPSAGLKPHVQPWEMLKWSNSQLCSMYTDWGIYYERTGNLPASMRYLNKALDLDPNDTSALRRRAHVKRMQGRAPAALLDCSYAKAILRNNNPDGFDHKVNLEVSDSLYESNKLENALRSLHHNMRLFSYSKVQPVQNRLTVITENINDALSDATSPAAHRLINKMMHIKEGNRITKSSKPACDVLSILETEQEFLVPLEKSRRKRQFKIYNERYLDKFWQDVGFLKELRENPNLLIDQFSESSANLKSMAEDSYKIARTFTKMLHTRCPMYCRNAGKNELYQQENLFRIQYQTRRNMFKILRTIRNLIRSNKMNKLTKFVDEVMGNYVTVKTNRIMPWKFEFVNEVYNYLGLARINEYKIPTDMKILGGRQRLMKLFKIPTELDLGRQNKFENIFLRRQFVVDPKTEKFKKLSARYEYRMRFAKYPIERSYLYHEYAQAHLNINSFDACCLLARKSIDEALRCNSYIWAVLSALVACKAHTILGKVEKQKEMLHEAFRLAKKLKSIDLCLFIDICLKVNTEEIDLKKHMVTPDGSIRKRSRRSGSSSEVTPSESSLEGL
- the LOC132785781 gene encoding uncharacterized protein LOC132785781 isoform X3 produces the protein MSGSNEAIVPSAGLKPHVQPWEMLKWSNSQLCSMYTDWGIYYERTGNLPASMRYLNKALDLDPNDTSALRRRAHVKRMQGRAPAALLDCSYAKAILRNNNPDGFDHKVNLEVSDSLYESNKLENALRSLHHNMRLFSYSKVQPVQNRLTVITENINDALSDATSPAAHRLINKMMHIKEGNRITKSSKPACDVLSILETEQEFLVPLEKSRRKRQFKIYNERYLDKFWQDVGFLKELRENPNLLIDQFSESSANLKSMAEDSYKIARTFTKMLHTRCPMYCRNAGKNELYQQENLFRIQYQTRRNMFKILRTIRNLIRSNKMNKLTKFVDEVMGNYVTVKTNRIMPWKFEFVNEVYNYLGLARINEYKIPTDMKILGGRQRLMKLFKIPTELDLGRQNKFENIFLRRQFVVDPKTEKFKKLSARYEYRMRFAKYPIERSYLYHEYAQAHLNINSFDACCLLARKSIDELARPKDDFIEQTK
- the LOC132785781 gene encoding uncharacterized protein LOC132785781 isoform X4 — encoded protein: MSGSNEAIVPSAGLKPHVQPWEMLKWSNSQLCSMYTDWGIYYERTGNLPASMRYLNKALDLDPNDTSALRRRAHVKRMQGRAPAALLDCSYAKAILRNNNPDGFDHKVNLEVSDSLYESNKLENALRSLHHNMRLFSYSKVQPVQNRLTVITENINDALSDATSPAAHRLINKMMHIKEGNRITKSSKPACDVLSILETEQEFLVPLEKSRRKRQFKIYNERYLDKFWQDVGFLKELRENPNLLIDQFSESSANLKSMAEDSYKIARTFTKMLHTRCPMYCRNAGKNELYQQENLFRIQYQTRRNMFKILRTIRNLIRSNKMNKLTKFVDEVMGNYVTVKTNRIMPWKFEFVNEVYNYLGLARINEYKIPTDMKILGGRQRLMKLFKIPTELDLGRQNKFENIFLRRQFVVDPKTEKFKKLSARYEYRMRFAKYPIERSYLYHEYAQAHLNINSFDACCLLARKSIDVYLIRVSFSFF
- the LOC132785779 gene encoding modular serine protease-like isoform X2 yields the protein MHKCRFCELLAISILLLQIVASQIQNGCSEDQFKCRNGDCIPATLMCDLKNDCMDGSDESFAACHDMNCTANKCSYGGCYSDEQYCNGHRDCWDGTDEFKFNCEKVHNQLMGDCNKEVYAEFQCQRSKECIRYTQLCDGTENCRDGSDESNELCVGKQCGKESFRCSYGACIARTAACDHNIDCRDSSDELAPICNKWNKKPLEIEWSIIRWQITNASVPNRPEIEILTTKTPDLLGNEESCSVPSSNNVIYLTSMYNAMPYINGNPVPHGMSVRLSCDKGYGLIGDDVNTCDKGKWRASWAECIKTCERHIIINDPSIEATCSFDGQVKDCAKDPLYVNTEVESNCATGYKNDDRSSGNQICDITGAWQRKPLSSPTFKCKPDCGKTFSTVQGHPWIVSIYKNTHNEVYEFMCLGTIIDPRYVITAASCFASRPPAHAILIVLGNHTIGFNKADENGFDTKTISHIYTGRNRTVILKMINPFKLSANIRPICLDNITQNLINNKTKDKVLPGTPLEYYNSTSQTYTLTHIANNKTNFIDLRDINDNLKQAIKRYEIKNRALN
- the LOC132785779 gene encoding modular serine protease-like isoform X1, with protein sequence MHKCRFCELLAISILLLQIEMIIFSVASQIQNGCSEDQFKCRNGDCIPATLMCDLKNDCMDGSDESFAACHDMNCTANKCSYGGCYSDEQYCNGHRDCWDGTDEFKFNCEKVHNQLMGDCNKEVYAEFQCQRSKECIRYTQLCDGTENCRDGSDESNELCVGKQCGKESFRCSYGACIARTAACDHNIDCRDSSDELAPICNKWNKKPLEIEWSIIRWQITNASVPNRPEIEILTTKTPDLLGNEESCSVPSSNNVIYLTSMYNAMPYINGNPVPHGMSVRLSCDKGYGLIGDDVNTCDKGKWRASWAECIKTCERHIIINDPSIEATCSFDGQVKDCAKDPLYVNTEVESNCATGYKNDDRSSGNQICDITGAWQRKPLSSPTFKCKPDCGKTFSTVQGHPWIVSIYKNTHNEVYEFMCLGTIIDPRYVITAASCFASRPPAHAILIVLGNHTIGFNKADENGFDTKTISHIYTGRNRTVILKMINPFKLSANIRPICLDNITQNLINNKTKDKVLPGTPLEYYNSTSQTYTLTHIANNKTNFIDLRDINDNLKQAIKRYEIKNRALN
- the LOC132785782 gene encoding granzyme K-like gives rise to the protein MCLGTIIDPRYVITAASCFASRPPAHAILIVLGSHTIDFNQAEENGFDTMTVSHIYTGRNPTVILEMINPFKLSVNIRPICLGNIAQNLINNNTEDNVLPGTPLEYYNSTSQTYTLTHIANNKTNFIDLRGISNKIKTNLRRYELKNRLL